In the genome of Spirochaetae bacterium HGW-Spirochaetae-1, one region contains:
- the rfbB gene encoding dTDP-glucose 4,6-dehydratase: MKKILVTGGAGFIGSNFIHYMLKKYPDYEIINFDTLTYAGNLDNLKSIEKDKRYSFIQGDITSNSDVEAAMQKADHVVHFAAESHVDRSIEGPEVFIKTNVLGTQILLEQARKHNIKRFLHVSTDEVYGSLGETGFFTEETPLAPNSPYSASKTGSDLLVRAYFHTFGFPGIITRCSNNYGPYQFPEKLIPLIISNALENKPLPVYGDGKNIRDWLYVEDHCSAIDTVLHKGEPGEVYNIGGNNEWYNIDIVKLILKELGKPESLITYVKDRPGHDRRYAIDATKMKNEFGWEPAIQFPEGIKKTIQWYVNNQEWIGRIKSGGYRSN, translated from the coding sequence ATGAAAAAAATACTGGTTACGGGCGGCGCGGGATTCATTGGATCCAATTTCATCCATTATATGTTGAAAAAATATCCCGATTATGAAATCATCAATTTCGACACCCTCACCTATGCGGGCAATCTTGACAACCTGAAATCTATTGAAAAAGATAAAAGATACTCATTCATACAGGGTGATATTACCTCCAACTCCGATGTGGAAGCAGCTATGCAAAAAGCCGATCATGTGGTCCATTTTGCAGCCGAATCACATGTAGACAGAAGCATTGAAGGGCCCGAGGTATTCATCAAAACAAATGTTCTGGGTACCCAGATACTCCTTGAGCAGGCACGGAAACACAATATCAAGCGTTTTCTCCACGTCTCCACCGACGAGGTATACGGCAGCCTGGGCGAAACGGGTTTCTTTACCGAGGAAACGCCCCTGGCCCCTAACAGCCCCTACTCGGCCAGTAAGACCGGCAGTGATCTCCTTGTGCGGGCCTATTTTCATACCTTCGGGTTTCCCGGCATCATCACACGCTGCTCCAATAACTACGGGCCATACCAGTTCCCGGAAAAACTCATTCCTCTTATCATCAGCAATGCCCTGGAAAACAAACCCCTGCCGGTATATGGCGACGGCAAAAATATTCGAGACTGGCTCTATGTAGAGGACCATTGTTCGGCCATCGACACAGTCCTTCATAAAGGTGAGCCCGGTGAAGTTTACAATATCGGCGGCAATAATGAATGGTATAATATCGATATCGTCAAGCTGATCCTGAAAGAGCTGGGCAAGCCCGAGTCCCTCATCACCTACGTGAAGGACCGCCCCGGCCACGACCGTCGTTATGCCATTGATGCCACGAAGATGAAAAATGAGTTTGGATGGGAACCGGCGATTCAGTTTCCTGAGGGGATTAAAAAAACCATTCAGTGGTACGTAAACAATCAGGAATGGATTGGCAGGATAAAAAGTGGAGGATATCGGAGTAATTAA
- a CDS encoding isopentenyl-diphosphate delta-isomerase yields MITENPDSVILVDEDDNPAGSCEKLRAHEEGLLHRAFSIFIFNNKQELLLQKRHADKYHSPGLWSNTCCSHPRPGESTETASLRRLREEVGIDCPVTEAFVFHYRARLEGSDLVENEIDHVFTGFYDGPISYDNEEIEEVKWIGRDDLMGDLRENPGNYTIWFKIIIDKVLAYMESLPVRGNR; encoded by the coding sequence ATGATCACTGAGAATCCAGACTCCGTTATTCTCGTCGATGAAGATGACAATCCCGCGGGCAGTTGCGAAAAGCTTCGGGCCCATGAGGAAGGGCTGCTCCACCGTGCCTTCTCCATATTTATATTCAACAATAAACAGGAATTGCTGCTTCAAAAACGTCACGCCGACAAGTATCATTCGCCGGGGCTCTGGTCCAACACCTGCTGCTCCCATCCCCGGCCGGGGGAATCAACGGAGACCGCATCGCTGCGCCGTCTGCGTGAAGAGGTGGGAATTGATTGCCCTGTCACTGAAGCCTTTGTCTTTCACTACCGGGCCAGGCTGGAAGGAAGCGATCTTGTCGAGAATGAGATCGATCATGTCTTCACGGGATTTTACGACGGCCCCATATCCTATGATAATGAAGAAATTGAAGAGGTCAAATGGATCGGTAGAGATGACCTCATGGGCGATCTCCGGGAGAATCCCGGGAACTATACGATATGGTTTAAGATTATTATCGATAAGGTCCTGGCATATATGGAAAGTCTGCCAGTCCGGGGGAATAGGTAG
- a CDS encoding acyl carrier protein — MVAVQDQIINFIKENFVAGRKDVSLGPEESLIESGVIDSTGVLELVMFLEETFGIEIDDEELVPENLDSINNLVNFLKKKGVA, encoded by the coding sequence ATGGTTGCAGTACAGGATCAGATTATAAATTTTATTAAGGAGAACTTTGTCGCTGGCCGGAAGGATGTTTCCCTGGGTCCCGAGGAGTCTCTTATCGAGAGCGGCGTAATCGATTCCACAGGGGTTCTTGAACTGGTCATGTTTCTTGAGGAGACATTCGGCATCGAGATCGATGATGAGGAACTGGTTCCTGAAAACCTCGATAGCATTAATAATCTGGTTAATTTTTTGAAGAAAAAAGGCGTGGCCTAG
- a CDS encoding Tat pathway signal protein, with the protein MQSGKIRAVSKLSDDTINITRREFIKRSAAAGSAVAATGGISYLLYDRTGPVTGPDGKKANFPDFTVPAISGKSMSVVRGAGREACLKKAIELLGGMDRFITRGDRVIIKPNIAFASSPSLGATSHPEIVTGIARMCFEAGAESVSIMDNPINDPAGCYLLSGIEEAAAQIKAKLIYPGENLFEKLTLEGGRLIRNWPVFSKPLMGATKLIGTAPVKSHHRSGASMTMKNWYGLLGGRRNIFHQDIHVIITELTMMFKPTLVVLDGFDVMMQNGPTGGSLSDLTKKNTIIASTDQVAADSFGAGLLGMAVRDLPYLSMAEKAGAGTTDYASLKPVKIEV; encoded by the coding sequence ATGCAATCAGGAAAAATTCGGGCGGTGAGTAAATTGTCTGATGATACAATAAACATAACAAGAAGGGAATTCATAAAGCGGTCCGCCGCAGCAGGGAGCGCCGTTGCTGCTACGGGAGGCATTTCCTACCTTCTGTATGATAGAACCGGCCCGGTTACCGGCCCCGATGGTAAAAAGGCGAATTTTCCCGATTTTACCGTTCCCGCCATTTCCGGTAAATCCATGTCAGTGGTCAGGGGGGCGGGCAGGGAAGCATGTCTTAAGAAGGCGATAGAACTCCTGGGCGGCATGGACCGGTTCATCACCCGGGGCGACAGGGTCATCATCAAACCCAACATCGCCTTCGCGTCATCGCCTTCACTCGGTGCAACGAGCCACCCGGAGATTGTGACGGGTATTGCCCGCATGTGCTTTGAGGCGGGAGCTGAATCCGTTTCGATTATGGATAATCCCATCAATGATCCTGCGGGGTGTTATCTTCTCAGCGGGATTGAGGAGGCCGCGGCACAAATAAAGGCGAAACTCATTTATCCCGGGGAAAATCTTTTTGAGAAGCTTACTCTGGAAGGAGGGAGGCTGATACGGAATTGGCCGGTCTTCTCGAAGCCTCTCATGGGTGCGACTAAGCTTATCGGCACTGCTCCGGTAAAGAGCCACCACCGGAGCGGCGCTTCCATGACCATGAAAAACTGGTACGGTCTCCTGGGCGGCAGGAGAAACATTTTTCATCAGGATATTCATGTTATAATAACCGAGCTTACCATGATGTTCAAGCCGACGCTTGTTGTGCTCGACGGCTTTGATGTTATGATGCAGAACGGTCCGACCGGGGGTTCCCTTTCCGATCTCACGAAAAAAAACACGATTATCGCAAGTACCGACCAGGTGGCTGCCGACAGTTTTGGAGCCGGTCTTCTGGGAATGGCGGTTCGGGACCTGCCCTATCTTTCCATGGCTGAAAAAGCCGGGGCCGGCACAACCGATTATGCATCATTGAAACCGGTGAAGATCGAGGTCTGA
- the asnB gene encoding asparagine synthase (glutamine-hydrolyzing) → MREKENMCGIVGIYNRRSNTSASQKVIADMIKTLHHRGPDETGFYCNGPVALGHSRLSIIDLSGGSQPIYNEDRSIVVVFNGEIFNYIELRETLVKQGHSFYTHSDTEVIVHLYEQYGLDFVHHMNGQFAIALRDEKKKSLVLVRDRLGIRPVFYTVTGDGSLIFGSEMKAIFQHPMVNPEFDPAGLNEVFSLWGNIPPRTVFKNISELAPGCMLMVSGDRMETRQYWDLDYPEENEYDDKPIQYYVDGLRELIYDATTIRLRADVPVAAYLSGGLDSSVIAGMVKKHHNNDLITFSVAFDEKDYDESDYQMQMVEHIGTDHHIIRACNEDIGEVFSDVVRYSEKPLIRTAPGPLFLLSRLVRSQNIKVVLTGEGADEVFGGYNIFKEDKIRRFWARNPLSVKRPKLLQSLYPYIKRDPRTFRFWQAFFKKGLTDTGNPWYSHMIRWDNTAQVKSYFSDAYREYFNGEAVLRGVEQYLNPAMMKWHPLCRAQYIESKLFLPGYLLSSQGDRMMMGNSVEGRFPFLDYRVVEFAAKIPPKYKIYGLNEKYVLKKAYQDMLPPSIVNRPKQPYRAPISHCFKKGSSLSAQMLEDDSIDSYGIFDAASVRSLKKKVFNDNGSAVSARDDMAVAGIISTQLLHHHFVASPRHKG, encoded by the coding sequence ATGAGAGAAAAAGAGAATATGTGCGGTATAGTCGGCATTTACAACAGACGATCCAATACGTCAGCCTCACAAAAAGTGATTGCGGACATGATAAAGACCCTGCATCACCGGGGACCCGATGAAACGGGCTTTTATTGCAACGGTCCCGTGGCTCTGGGACACAGCAGGCTCAGTATTATTGACCTTTCGGGAGGCTCTCAGCCCATCTATAACGAAGACCGGTCAATCGTGGTAGTATTCAATGGTGAAATATTTAATTATATTGAGCTTCGCGAAACACTGGTGAAGCAAGGACACTCCTTTTATACCCACAGTGATACCGAGGTAATAGTTCACCTTTACGAGCAGTATGGCCTGGACTTTGTGCATCACATGAATGGTCAGTTCGCTATCGCCCTGCGGGATGAGAAGAAGAAGAGTCTTGTCCTGGTGCGGGACCGGCTAGGAATTCGTCCCGTCTTCTATACCGTTACAGGTGATGGAAGCCTGATCTTCGGCTCTGAGATGAAGGCCATTTTTCAGCATCCTATGGTGAACCCTGAATTCGATCCGGCCGGTCTGAATGAGGTCTTTTCTCTCTGGGGAAATATCCCACCCCGCACCGTGTTTAAAAATATCAGTGAGCTGGCGCCTGGCTGCATGCTCATGGTATCGGGTGACCGCATGGAAACACGGCAGTATTGGGACCTGGATTATCCGGAAGAAAACGAATACGATGATAAGCCAATTCAGTATTACGTGGATGGCCTGCGGGAACTTATCTATGACGCCACGACTATACGGCTTCGCGCCGATGTTCCGGTGGCGGCCTATCTCAGTGGCGGTCTTGACTCATCGGTGATTGCCGGAATGGTGAAGAAACATCATAATAACGACCTCATAACTTTTTCTGTGGCCTTTGATGAAAAGGACTATGATGAATCGGATTACCAGATGCAGATGGTAGAACACATCGGCACAGACCACCACATAATCAGGGCATGTAACGAGGATATTGGTGAAGTCTTCTCCGATGTAGTGCGTTATTCGGAAAAGCCTCTTATACGTACAGCGCCCGGGCCCCTTTTCCTTCTATCTCGATTGGTGAGAAGCCAGAATATTAAAGTGGTACTCACCGGTGAAGGGGCTGATGAGGTCTTCGGCGGCTACAATATCTTCAAGGAAGACAAAATCCGACGGTTTTGGGCCCGTAATCCTTTGTCGGTTAAGCGGCCAAAACTTTTGCAGTCTCTCTATCCCTATATCAAGAGGGACCCCAGGACCTTCCGTTTCTGGCAGGCTTTTTTCAAAAAGGGACTAACTGATACCGGCAATCCCTGGTATTCCCACATGATTCGCTGGGACAACACTGCCCAGGTTAAGTCATATTTCTCCGATGCCTATCGTGAATACTTTAACGGTGAGGCGGTGCTGCGTGGAGTTGAGCAGTATCTCAATCCAGCCATGATGAAGTGGCATCCGTTGTGCAGGGCACAGTATATTGAGTCCAAACTTTTCCTGCCGGGGTATCTCCTTTCTTCCCAGGGTGATCGCATGATGATGGGTAACAGCGTTGAGGGGCGGTTCCCCTTCCTGGATTACCGTGTTGTGGAGTTTGCTGCCAAAATTCCGCCGAAGTATAAGATATATGGTCTCAATGAGAAATATGTATTGAAAAAAGCATACCAGGATATGCTTCCACCGTCGATTGTGAACCGTCCAAAACAGCCCTACCGTGCACCCATAAGTCATTGTTTCAAAAAAGGGAGTTCTCTTTCAGCACAGATGCTTGAAGATGATTCCATAGATTCATACGGCATATTTGATGCTGCATCGGTGCGTTCTTTGAAGAAAAAGGTTTTTAATGATAATGGCTCCGCAGTCAGCGCCCGGGATGATATGGCCGTGGCCGGGATAATCTCCACGCAATTGCTGCATCATCATTTTGTTGCAAGCCCCCGGCACAAGGGCTGA
- a CDS encoding [Fe-S]-binding protein, with translation MKITSVRRISQIFFFTLFIWLCIVNTLGESFWQLRGWPVNIFLQLDALSAIGTVLSTHRLYHNFIWAVLVIALTFVIGRFFCGWICPFGALHQFAGYIAHGKKPKREKIRLNSYRKIYVIKYYILILFLVMAVFPVVGGSLMTGLLDPLPLFTRSMNLILLPVLDGSSHVSSAAGRLYEGGLVILIVFAALVLLNIVIPRFFCRVLCPLGALMGIFSRLAIWKIGQNKNACTECGLCNSSCEGGCEPAGQIRQAECVLCFNCLHDCQHGTISYQASASTAGEIKGPGVSRKSFLTTLGSGIFLLPAMRLSGQTDNNWQYDCIRPPGSIGEEEFLARCLRCGQCMRICPTNIIQPAGLDRGMESLWTPVLNFRIGTSGCQHACVACGKSCPSAAIRPITLEEKHGKGDYRKSGPVRIGTAFFDRSRCLPWAMNMPCIVCQENCPVSPKAIYTDDFYSPVRDGVLQVKKIMGSRIELQSDKLIEGMYSSGDYFLLLGGRKYRIKGNGTGEIETTEKISRSNYSSAEVLVHLQRPYMDIEKCVGCGICEHECPVHGLKAVRISAEGETRNPERNMTIRKGKYVTREVHNGK, from the coding sequence ATGAAGATTACGTCAGTACGCCGCATCAGCCAGATATTCTTTTTCACTTTGTTCATATGGCTCTGTATCGTCAATACCCTGGGCGAGTCATTCTGGCAGCTCAGGGGATGGCCCGTTAATATTTTTCTCCAGCTTGATGCTCTCTCCGCTATTGGCACGGTTCTGTCGACACACCGCCTTTATCATAATTTCATTTGGGCAGTCCTTGTAATTGCTCTTACGTTTGTCATCGGAAGATTTTTTTGCGGATGGATATGTCCCTTCGGCGCCCTTCATCAATTCGCGGGATATATCGCCCACGGTAAAAAGCCGAAAAGGGAGAAGATACGGCTCAACAGCTACAGAAAAATATATGTCATAAAATATTATATCCTGATTCTTTTTCTTGTCATGGCCGTCTTTCCGGTTGTCGGCGGGAGCCTCATGACGGGCCTTCTTGATCCCCTGCCGCTGTTCACCAGGAGCATGAATCTTATCCTCCTTCCCGTGCTTGACGGCTCATCGCATGTCTCATCCGCTGCGGGGCGGTTGTATGAAGGGGGTCTGGTCATACTCATCGTATTCGCGGCGCTTGTGCTGCTGAACATAGTCATACCGAGATTTTTCTGCAGGGTTCTCTGTCCTCTTGGGGCGCTCATGGGGATATTCAGTCGCCTGGCAATATGGAAAATAGGCCAGAATAAAAATGCATGCACGGAATGCGGCCTTTGCAACAGCTCATGCGAAGGAGGGTGTGAGCCGGCGGGTCAGATACGGCAGGCGGAGTGTGTGCTGTGCTTTAACTGCCTGCACGATTGTCAGCATGGCACGATCAGTTACCAGGCTTCAGCTTCGACGGCCGGCGAGATCAAAGGCCCCGGCGTTTCCAGAAAATCTTTTCTGACAACGCTGGGTAGCGGGATATTTCTCCTCCCGGCAATGAGGCTATCCGGGCAGACCGATAACAACTGGCAGTATGATTGTATCAGGCCGCCGGGATCTATCGGCGAAGAGGAATTTCTCGCCAGGTGCCTGCGGTGCGGGCAGTGCATGAGGATATGCCCGACAAATATCATACAGCCCGCGGGATTAGATCGTGGTATGGAAAGCCTGTGGACGCCGGTGCTGAACTTTCGAATCGGGACGAGCGGATGCCAGCATGCCTGCGTAGCTTGCGGAAAATCGTGTCCCTCCGCTGCCATCAGGCCCATCACGCTTGAAGAAAAGCATGGAAAAGGTGATTACCGCAAGAGCGGACCCGTGCGAATCGGAACTGCCTTCTTTGACCGGTCTCGCTGCCTTCCCTGGGCCATGAATATGCCGTGCATTGTCTGTCAGGAGAACTGTCCCGTGAGCCCCAAGGCGATCTATACCGATGACTTTTATTCGCCCGTAAGAGATGGCGTTTTACAGGTGAAAAAAATTATGGGCAGCCGTATTGAACTTCAGTCTGATAAACTGATAGAAGGCATGTATTCGTCGGGCGACTATTTTCTCCTGCTCGGCGGCAGAAAATACAGGATCAAGGGAAACGGTACAGGGGAAATCGAAACCACGGAAAAAATTTCCCGCAGTAACTATTCCTCGGCCGAGGTACTCGTACATCTGCAGAGGCCGTATATGGACATTGAAAAATGCGTGGGTTGCGGGATATGCGAACACGAGTGCCCCGTGCACGGGCTGAAGGCCGTAAGGATTTCTGCGGAAGGAGAAACCAGGAATCCCGAAAGGAATATGACAATCAGAAAAGGAAAATATGTAACGAGGGAGGTACATAATGGAAAATAA
- the nadE gene encoding NAD(+) synthase (catalyzes the formation of nicotinamide adenine dinucleotide (NAD) from nicotinic acid adenine dinucleotide (NAAD) using either ammonia or glutamine as the amide donor and ATP; ammonia-utilizing enzymes include the ones from Bacillus and Escherichia coli while glutamine-utilizing enzymes include the Mycobacterial one; forms homodimers), with translation MSFNLDILKIDPVKEVKKISDFLIDQVQNVYKRTGIVVGLSGGIDSAVMAALSVEALGKDKVVGLILPEKESNPISSQFAEKHAKQLGIEYRIVDISKTVDSVVGYTWRDEYIKKLVPEFQPGYKFNITLPTDLLERDAFNFYKLQVQLPDGTLKTKRLNAEAFHTVTAFASIKIRARMINLYWEAERRSMVVAGTTNRTEMILGDFCKFGDGGNDMEALSYLYKNQIYQISRYLNVISEIIDRAPSPDTFSLPVTDQEFFFRIDFDKLDHLLYAWEHGIDAHEAAKVLDLSSDAVERAYRDFRAKNRATAHLREMPHELKV, from the coding sequence ATGTCATTCAATCTCGATATCCTTAAAATTGATCCTGTAAAAGAAGTAAAAAAAATATCCGATTTCCTGATAGATCAGGTCCAAAATGTATATAAAAGAACCGGAATCGTTGTAGGTCTTTCCGGCGGCATCGATTCGGCCGTCATGGCAGCCCTTTCCGTGGAAGCCCTAGGAAAGGATAAGGTCGTGGGGCTTATACTTCCGGAAAAGGAATCGAATCCTATAAGCAGCCAGTTTGCAGAAAAACATGCGAAGCAGCTGGGTATAGAATACCGGATTGTGGACATATCGAAGACCGTGGACAGCGTGGTAGGATACACCTGGCGCGATGAATATATCAAAAAACTGGTGCCGGAATTCCAGCCCGGGTACAAATTCAATATTACCCTTCCTACGGATCTCCTGGAGCGTGACGCCTTTAATTTCTATAAGCTGCAAGTGCAGCTTCCCGATGGGACCCTGAAGACGAAACGGCTCAATGCTGAGGCCTTTCACACCGTAACGGCCTTCGCCAGCATTAAAATCAGGGCCAGGATGATTAATCTATACTGGGAGGCGGAGCGGCGCAGTATGGTGGTAGCCGGGACTACCAATCGTACCGAGATGATCCTGGGTGACTTCTGTAAGTTCGGTGACGGCGGCAATGACATGGAAGCCCTGTCATACCTGTATAAAAACCAGATATATCAAATTTCCCGGTATCTCAATGTGATATCCGAAATCATAGACCGGGCACCCAGTCCCGACACCTTCAGTCTTCCTGTCACCGACCAGGAGTTCTTCTTTAGAATCGATTTTGACAAGCTGGACCATCTTCTCTACGCCTGGGAACACGGCATCGATGCTCACGAGGCGGCGAAGGTGCTGGATCTCTCAAGCGATGCTGTTGAACGGGCCTACCGGGACTTCCGGGCAAAGAACCGCGCTACAGCCCATCTGCGGGAAATGCCTCATGAATTGAAGGTTTGA